In Hydra vulgaris chromosome 06, alternate assembly HydraT2T_AEP, a genomic segment contains:
- the LOC136081888 gene encoding 3'-5' exonuclease DinG-like, whose product MAELTNSKPSEYFLENVIFIDIEATGLYPSTDRIVQIAMLKIKCNGLIETYHKYINPCMPKAAQMEGFKIHHISPEMLSKENTFASYVQEIYDFIGETKYLCAHSVWSDWNYLFAEFTRSGKIWANLLASKNITLIDTHKLTIKAFPNCGRQSLQSLANYLSIVITHNDVNKIFDKKENQTKEDSLFKNESVANLHDARTDIMVTKLLMFKAIEKLFSQTHSKLFSIEDIVKKHPYSATKTTLLELLDKFNDETDNESNSLLLDLANNRISSLNSSRGKLIKDLSSFFLQQEIFYFSKNLKDINKEREVKLRKLILKHKKT is encoded by the coding sequence ATGGCTGAATTAACAAATTCAAAACCAAGTGAATATTTTCtagaaaatgttattttcattgACATTGAAGCTACGGGGCTTTATCCATCTACTGATCGTATAGTTCAGATTGCaatgcttaaaataaaatgtaacgGTCTTATTGAAACTTATCACAAATATATTAATCCTTGTATGCCAAAAGCAGCTCAGATGGAGGGTTTTAAAATTCACCATATTAGTCCTGAGATGTTGAGCAAAGAAAATACTTTTGCTTCCTATGTTCAAGAAATTTATGATTTCATTggtgaaacaaaatatttatgtgcGCATAGCGTGTGGTCTGATTGGAACTATCTTTTTGCAGAGTTTACACGTTCCGGAAAGATTTGGGCAAACTTGCTTGCAAGCAAAAATATAACCTTAATCGATACACACAAATTGACTATTAAAGCTTTTCCAAACTGCGGTAGACAAAGCTTGCAGTCACTTGCGAATTACTTGAGCATTGTCATAACTCATAatgatgttaataaaatatttgacaaaaaagagAACCAGACAAAAGAAGACTCATTATTTAAGAATGAATCTGTTGCAAATTTGCATGACGCTAGGACGGACATAATGGTAACCAAACTACTGATGTTCAAAGCAATCGAAAAGTTGTTTAGTCAAACTCAtagtaaacttttttcaatagaaGACATTGTTAAAAAACACCCGTATTCTGCTACAAAAACAACTCTTTTAGAACTTTTGGATAAGTTCAACGATGAAACTGACAACGAATCGAATTCCCTATTGTTAGATCTTGCAAACAATCGCATTTCGTCATTGAATTCTTCTCGCGGAAAACTCATCAAAGACCTAAGTAGTTTCTTTTTACAACAagagattttttacttttccaaaaatttaaaagatataaataaagaaagagAAGTAAAGTTACGCAAACTAATtcttaaacacaaaaaaacttga